The Litorilinea aerophila genome window below encodes:
- the nadA gene encoding quinolinate synthase NadA — protein MAIQAANEREMYEKMKALLQDVVPDVELRIKAEIAYAINRLKEEKNAVILGHNYMEPALFHSIPDFVGDSLALSRQAAQTDKDIIVFCGVEFMAETAKILNPEKTVLIPSDHAGCSLAASITAEDVRNLKARFPGVPVVTYVNTYAEVKAECDVCCTSSNAVKVVESLDADTVIFIPDEYLARNVARETGKRIIIPTRSNIELEELNGHYDFIGWHGRCEVHEKFTVEDIQAVRAQFPDVTILAHPECSPEVVAAADFSGSTTAMIRYVEETDAPRYLLLTECAMGDNIVAANPHKEMLRLCSVRCPHMNQITLEDTLDALRYNQYEVDVPEEIRVRAARSVERMIAIG, from the coding sequence ATGGCGATTCAAGCGGCCAATGAACGAGAAATGTACGAGAAGATGAAGGCGCTGCTGCAGGACGTGGTGCCCGACGTGGAGTTGCGTATCAAGGCCGAGATTGCCTACGCAATCAACCGGCTGAAGGAGGAGAAGAACGCGGTCATCCTGGGCCATAACTACATGGAGCCGGCCCTGTTCCACTCCATCCCGGACTTTGTGGGCGATTCCCTGGCCCTGAGCCGCCAGGCCGCCCAGACCGACAAAGACATCATTGTCTTCTGTGGCGTAGAATTCATGGCCGAGACGGCCAAAATCCTCAACCCGGAAAAGACAGTGCTCATCCCCTCAGACCACGCCGGCTGCTCCCTGGCAGCCAGCATCACCGCTGAAGATGTGCGCAACCTGAAGGCCCGCTTCCCCGGCGTGCCGGTGGTCACCTACGTCAACACCTACGCCGAAGTCAAGGCCGAGTGCGACGTCTGCTGCACCTCTAGCAACGCGGTCAAGGTGGTGGAATCCCTGGACGCAGACACGGTGATCTTCATCCCCGACGAGTACCTGGCCCGCAACGTAGCCCGGGAGACGGGGAAGCGGATCATCATCCCCACCCGCTCCAACATCGAGCTGGAAGAGCTGAACGGCCACTACGACTTCATCGGCTGGCACGGCCGCTGCGAAGTGCACGAGAAGTTCACCGTGGAGGACATCCAGGCCGTACGCGCCCAGTTCCCCGATGTGACCATCCTGGCCCATCCTGAGTGCAGCCCAGAGGTGGTGGCCGCGGCAGACTTTTCCGGCAGCACCACGGCCATGATCCGCTACGTGGAGGAGACCGACGCGCCCCGCTACCTGCTGCTGACCGAGTGCGCCATGGGTGACAACATCGTCGCCGCCAATCCCCACAAGGAAATGCTGCGGCTATGCAGTGTCCGCTGCCCCCACATGAACCAGATCACCCTGGAAGATACCCTGGACGCCCTGCGCTACAACCAGTACGAGGTGGACGTCCCGGAGGAGATCCGGGTGCGGGCTGCCCGCTCGGTGGAACGGATGATCGCCATCGGCTGA
- the nadC gene encoding carboxylating nicotinate-nucleotide diphosphorylase, with amino-acid sequence MIDWKEAYGPAMEETLQAIIRRALEEDIGDGDVTTDCTVPADTVYEGRFIAKAAGVIAGLEVARRTFQTLDPGIRFDARVEDGAGVEPGTVIATVHGPGRALLSGERVALNFLQRMSGIATLTRRYVAAVQGTRAQILDTRKTAPGLRLLDKWAVALGGGKNHRIGLYDMVLIKENHILAAGGIRAAVEKVRAGDPRQRPIEVEVKNLDELREALALEVDQIMLDNMTLEEMRAAVALVNGAVPLEASGNVSLETVAAVAATGVDYISVGKLTHSVEALDISFLL; translated from the coding sequence ATGATCGACTGGAAAGAAGCATACGGCCCCGCCATGGAGGAAACCCTGCAGGCCATCATCCGCCGGGCCCTGGAGGAAGACATCGGCGACGGCGACGTGACCACCGATTGCACCGTCCCGGCGGACACGGTGTATGAAGGCCGGTTCATCGCCAAGGCGGCCGGCGTAATCGCTGGCCTGGAAGTGGCCCGGCGCACCTTCCAGACCCTGGACCCCGGCATCCGCTTTGACGCTCGGGTGGAGGACGGCGCCGGGGTGGAGCCCGGCACCGTCATTGCCACCGTCCATGGCCCCGGCCGGGCCCTGTTGAGCGGCGAGCGGGTGGCCCTGAACTTCCTCCAGCGCATGTCGGGCATCGCCACCCTGACCCGGCGCTACGTGGCCGCGGTGCAGGGCACCCGAGCCCAGATCCTGGACACCCGGAAGACTGCGCCGGGTCTGCGCCTGCTGGATAAGTGGGCCGTGGCCCTGGGGGGCGGCAAAAACCATCGCATCGGCCTCTACGACATGGTCCTGATCAAAGAGAACCACATCCTGGCAGCGGGTGGCATCCGGGCCGCAGTGGAAAAGGTGCGGGCTGGCGATCCGCGGCAGCGCCCCATCGAAGTGGAGGTCAAGAATCTGGACGAGCTGCGGGAGGCCCTGGCCCTGGAGGTGGATCAGATCATGCTGGACAACATGACCCTGGAGGAGATGCGGGCAGCCGTGGCCCTGGTCAACGGTGCCGTGCCCCTGGAAGCCTCAGGCAACGTTTCGCTGGAGACGGTGGCGGCCGTGGCAGCCACCGGCGTCGACTATATCTCCGTTGGCAAGTTGACCCACTCGGTGGAGGCACTGGACATCAGTTTTCTGTTGTAG
- a CDS encoding nicotinate phosphoribosyltransferase, with the protein MKRPDPRLAEGILLTDMYQLTMAQLYFRMGMHEAEVQFDHFFRRYPDYDSHQAGYCINAGLAWLLDWMKEARFGQEEIEFLRAQRNSAGQPLFADDFLEWLGREGHFGHITLEAIPEGRVIHPNEPLTVVRGPLAMAQILETPLLNHLNYPILVATKASRMVEAGRGRPVLEFGLRRAQERGANAGARAALIGGAVFTSNVGVSYALGLPPKGTHAHSMVQLFMSKGLGELAAFRAYAEIYPDDCLLLVDTVDTLQSGVPHAIQVFEELRRKGHKPVGIRLDSGDLAYLSIQAAKMLNDAGFPDTSIVLSSDLDELVIWQILTQIAAEAPRYGVDPDQLIGRLVFGVGTRLITSWGEPALGGVYKLVAVREGDSWNSAIKISESPAKTPNPGLKRIWRIYDRRGKATADLLSLEHEDPRQADVLLLRHPMDHTKWRTLRRQEISAMEPLLVTILDRGKQVYELPPLEELRRQRQADVERLDDGVRRLVNPHVYHVSLTQELWELKQRLIEEARRENETG; encoded by the coding sequence ATGAAACGCCCTGACCCACGCCTCGCCGAAGGCATCCTGCTGACGGACATGTACCAGTTGACCATGGCCCAGCTCTACTTCCGCATGGGGATGCACGAGGCCGAGGTCCAGTTTGACCATTTTTTCCGCCGGTATCCCGACTATGACAGCCACCAGGCGGGCTACTGCATCAACGCGGGCCTGGCCTGGCTCCTGGACTGGATGAAAGAGGCCCGCTTTGGCCAGGAGGAGATTGAGTTCCTGCGGGCACAACGCAACAGCGCTGGACAGCCCCTCTTCGCTGACGACTTTCTGGAGTGGCTGGGCCGGGAAGGCCACTTCGGCCACATCACCCTGGAGGCCATCCCCGAAGGCCGGGTCATCCACCCCAACGAGCCCCTGACCGTGGTGCGGGGCCCCCTGGCCATGGCCCAGATCCTGGAGACGCCCCTCCTGAACCACCTGAACTATCCCATCCTGGTGGCCACCAAGGCTTCCCGCATGGTGGAGGCAGGCCGGGGCCGCCCGGTGCTGGAATTCGGCCTGCGCCGGGCCCAGGAGCGGGGCGCCAACGCCGGCGCCCGGGCTGCCCTGATCGGCGGCGCGGTCTTCACCTCCAACGTGGGGGTCTCCTACGCCCTGGGGTTGCCGCCCAAGGGCACCCACGCCCACAGCATGGTCCAGCTCTTCATGTCCAAGGGGCTGGGCGAGCTGGCCGCGTTTCGGGCCTACGCGGAGATCTACCCGGACGACTGTCTGCTGCTGGTGGATACGGTGGACACCCTGCAGAGCGGCGTTCCCCACGCCATCCAGGTGTTCGAGGAACTTCGGCGCAAGGGCCACAAGCCCGTGGGCATCCGCCTGGACTCGGGAGACCTGGCGTACCTGAGCATCCAGGCAGCCAAGATGCTCAACGACGCGGGCTTCCCGGACACCTCCATCGTCCTCTCCAGCGACCTGGACGAGCTGGTGATCTGGCAGATTCTCACCCAGATCGCTGCCGAGGCGCCCCGCTATGGCGTCGACCCGGACCAGCTCATCGGCCGGCTGGTCTTCGGCGTGGGCACCCGGCTGATCACCTCCTGGGGCGAACCGGCCCTGGGCGGCGTCTACAAGCTGGTGGCCGTCCGGGAAGGAGATAGCTGGAATTCCGCCATCAAGATTTCCGAGTCGCCGGCCAAGACACCCAACCCGGGGCTGAAGCGCATCTGGCGCATCTACGACCGGCGGGGTAAGGCCACGGCAGATCTCCTCAGCCTAGAGCATGAAGACCCCCGCCAGGCCGACGTGTTGCTCCTGCGCCATCCCATGGACCACACCAAATGGCGTACCCTGCGGCGCCAGGAGATTAGTGCCATGGAACCCCTGCTGGTGACCATCCTGGACCGGGGAAAGCAGGTCTATGAACTGCCTCCCCTGGAGGAGCTTCGCCGCCAGCGCCAGGCTGACGTGGAACGGCTGGATGACGGCGTGCGCCGCCTGGTCAACCCCCACGTCTACCACGTCTCCCTCACCCAGGAGCTGTGGGAGCTAAAACAACGGCTCATCGAAGAAGCCCGCCGAGAAAACGAAACGGGTTGA
- a CDS encoding alkaline phosphatase family protein, translated as MKRVIFLFLDGVGLGEDDPAINPLAAGTYPHLAELLEGRPLTASTGRFSARQAELIPVDARLGVPGRPQSATGQAAILTGINAPGRLGEHFGPRPDARVRAILDAGSIFRRLRQAGLAAFFCNAYPHGYFEAVNRGKRLLSAVPYAATVGGLSLQNHGDLVAGRALAADFTNQGWREHLGYTDVPVFTPGEAGRHLWQIAQPYHFVFFEHWQTDLLGHRRHLEEAVADLALFDAFLGGLMEAADLAQTLIIVASDHGNVEDCSHRNHTRNPALTLLLGASRERYAAALQDLTDFVAVIEDFLGVRQSAAR; from the coding sequence TTGAAGCGGGTTATCTTTCTCTTTCTGGACGGCGTGGGCCTGGGGGAGGATGATCCCGCGATCAACCCCCTGGCCGCCGGCACCTACCCCCATCTGGCCGAGCTGTTGGAGGGCCGCCCTCTGACCGCCTCTACCGGCCGTTTCTCTGCCCGTCAGGCCGAGCTGATTCCGGTCGATGCCCGGCTGGGCGTGCCGGGCCGTCCCCAAAGCGCGACCGGCCAGGCGGCCATCCTCACCGGGATCAATGCGCCTGGCCGGCTGGGGGAGCATTTTGGCCCTCGACCGGATGCCCGGGTGCGGGCCATCCTGGATGCGGGAAGCATTTTCCGCCGTCTGCGTCAGGCGGGGCTGGCCGCCTTCTTCTGCAATGCCTATCCCCACGGCTACTTCGAGGCGGTCAACCGGGGCAAGCGGCTGCTGAGCGCGGTGCCCTATGCCGCCACAGTGGGCGGGCTCTCCCTCCAGAATCACGGCGATCTGGTGGCGGGCCGGGCGCTGGCTGCCGATTTCACCAACCAGGGTTGGCGGGAGCACCTGGGCTACACCGATGTCCCGGTCTTTACCCCTGGGGAGGCAGGCCGCCACCTCTGGCAGATCGCCCAGCCCTATCACTTTGTCTTCTTTGAACACTGGCAGACGGATCTGCTGGGCCACCGTCGGCACCTGGAGGAGGCGGTGGCCGATCTGGCGCTGTTTGACGCGTTCCTGGGTGGGTTGATGGAGGCGGCCGACCTGGCCCAGACCCTGATCATCGTGGCCAGCGATCATGGCAATGTGGAGGATTGCAGCCACAGGAACCATACCCGCAACCCCGCCTTGACCCTGCTCCTGGGCGCGTCCCGGGAGCGTTACGCGGCTGCCCTGCAGGATCTGACCGACTTCGTGGCCGTCATCGAGGATTTCCTGGGCGTGCGTCAGTCCGCGGCCCGGTAG
- a CDS encoding sensor histidine kinase has product MKIEARRRSLGLPLRLLTGIILVVAVTLAIFDWLMQPPEGEFWAMTWFLSATALLSLGLGYGVYRLGWLNRSPGLYWTLFGSYALSSVLTFLNVWVTARLMFINRHDLALATLLLTFAAGIAMVLGYFFSATLTDNIRALHQGANRIAQGHLDTRVHLPGHDEMAGLARSFNKMAAQLEVAARKQQEAETLRRDLIAWVGHDLRTPLASVRAIVEALADGMVEDPETRARYLDTARRSIHELALLIDDLFAMAQLDAGGFPQNRQLHSLTDLISDTLESFRELAHARGIHLEGAAEEGVDPVMMDARQIGRVLANLVNNGLRYTPPGGTVTIQARKLSGAVQVTVRDTGPGIAPEDLPHIFDQFYRGEKSRSRHTGGAGMGLAIARGFVENHGGKIWAESRPGQGTCIAFTLPAPGEAPPARHPFRGYRAAD; this is encoded by the coding sequence ATGAAAATTGAAGCCAGGCGCCGGTCACTCGGGTTGCCCCTGCGCCTGCTGACCGGGATCATCCTGGTGGTGGCGGTGACCCTGGCCATCTTCGACTGGCTGATGCAGCCGCCGGAGGGAGAGTTCTGGGCCATGACCTGGTTCCTGTCGGCCACAGCGCTGCTCTCCCTGGGCCTGGGCTACGGCGTCTATCGGCTGGGCTGGCTCAATCGATCCCCCGGGCTGTACTGGACCCTCTTTGGCAGCTATGCCCTCTCCAGCGTGCTCACCTTCCTCAACGTATGGGTAACGGCCCGGCTGATGTTCATCAACCGGCATGACCTCGCCCTGGCCACGCTGTTGCTCACCTTTGCCGCCGGCATCGCCATGGTGCTGGGTTATTTCTTCTCTGCCACCCTCACCGACAACATCCGGGCTCTGCACCAGGGCGCCAACCGGATCGCCCAGGGACATCTGGACACCCGGGTCCACCTGCCGGGCCATGACGAGATGGCCGGCCTGGCCCGTTCCTTCAACAAGATGGCAGCACAGCTGGAGGTGGCCGCCCGCAAACAGCAGGAAGCGGAGACCCTGCGCCGGGACTTGATCGCGTGGGTGGGCCACGACCTGCGCACCCCCCTGGCCTCGGTGCGAGCCATCGTGGAAGCGCTGGCCGACGGCATGGTGGAAGACCCGGAAACCCGGGCGCGCTATTTGGACACGGCCCGGCGCTCCATCCACGAGCTGGCCCTGCTCATCGATGACCTCTTTGCCATGGCCCAGCTGGACGCGGGTGGCTTCCCCCAAAATCGTCAGCTCCACTCCTTGACCGACCTGATCTCGGACACGCTGGAAAGTTTTCGGGAGCTGGCCCACGCGCGGGGAATCCATCTGGAGGGGGCGGCAGAAGAGGGCGTGGATCCGGTGATGATGGACGCACGCCAGATCGGCCGTGTCCTGGCCAACCTGGTCAACAACGGCCTGCGCTACACTCCCCCAGGCGGCACCGTCACCATCCAGGCCCGCAAGCTTTCCGGGGCAGTGCAGGTGACGGTCCGGGATACCGGCCCAGGCATCGCCCCGGAGGATCTACCCCACATCTTCGATCAATTCTATCGGGGTGAAAAATCCCGCAGCCGCCACACCGGGGGCGCGGGAATGGGGCTGGCCATTGCCCGGGGGTTTGTGGAAAATCACGGCGGCAAAATCTGGGCGGAAAGTCGCCCAGGCCAGGGGACTTGCATCGCGTTCACCCTGCCCGCGCCCGGCGAAGCCCCGCCAGCCCGGCATCCCTTCCGGGGCTACCGGGCCGCGGACTGA
- a CDS encoding response regulator transcription factor, giving the protein MESVSSSKILVVDDEESIVEVVTLYLRRAGFQVEIAHDGQTALRALTLSPPDLVILDLMLPQVDGLEITRRLRAEGNTPIIMLTARGEESDRILGLEMGADDYVVKPFSPQELVSRVRAVLRRTQQANALQKARPLVFPNLRIDPRSRLVTVPHGEVELTAREFDLLWLLASHPRQVFSRSQLLDRVWGERDYLDPSTVTVHVRRLREKIEPDPANPRYIQTVWGVGYRFDPESGPGE; this is encoded by the coding sequence ATGGAGAGCGTGTCCAGTTCGAAGATTCTGGTGGTCGATGACGAAGAAAGCATCGTGGAGGTGGTGACCCTCTACCTGCGGCGGGCCGGCTTCCAGGTGGAGATTGCCCATGACGGCCAGACAGCCCTGCGCGCCCTGACCCTCTCCCCGCCGGATCTGGTGATCCTGGACCTGATGTTGCCCCAGGTCGACGGCCTGGAGATCACCCGACGCCTGCGGGCCGAGGGCAACACGCCCATCATCATGCTCACCGCCCGGGGCGAAGAGAGCGACCGCATCCTGGGCCTGGAAATGGGCGCCGACGACTACGTGGTCAAACCCTTCAGCCCCCAGGAGCTGGTGAGCCGGGTCCGGGCCGTGCTGCGCCGGACCCAACAGGCGAACGCCCTTCAGAAGGCCCGCCCCCTGGTCTTCCCCAACCTGCGCATCGACCCCCGGAGCCGCCTGGTCACCGTGCCCCACGGCGAAGTAGAGCTGACCGCCCGGGAGTTTGACCTCCTCTGGCTTCTGGCCAGCCACCCGCGACAGGTCTTCAGCCGCAGCCAGTTGCTGGACCGGGTGTGGGGCGAACGGGATTACCTGGATCCCAGCACGGTGACGGTGCACGTGCGGCGGCTCCGGGAAAAGATCGAGCCCGACCCGGCCAATCCCCGTTACATCCAAACGGTCTGGGGGGTGGGATACCGGTTCGATCCGGAGTCCGGCCCGGGTGAATAG
- a CDS encoding MFS transporter, whose protein sequence is MAKSATQQARGEISFGRLMGTSIAARLLVDTHSQIFNPFLSLFAAGLGTDVVTMGQLVSLRNLMGLCAPFLGVLADRQGYRRVLRLSLLLGAAGSFLIAGSYHLSMAVVGMVLSGLGIAGFIPTLQAYLSARLPYARRARGMGMLEYSWALTGIVSLSLIGWLIQEWGWRAPFWLLGVGMLAMWTVFTTLPETTGSHGHGGGRGAAVPARVGIGQRIRAFFDLGGNARSAYAAILATALTYYGALQVMITHGTWLNLEYGLGPAQLGTVALLLGFFDLTASVSVSLFTDAIGKRRSVILGTSGTLLGYLALPWLNVGLVPAILGIAVARGAFEFALVSSFPLLSEQAPDRRARVMTLNTAISLVGATLASASGPWIYTAHGVAGLAAVSALAACGALVLHLTLVRETSP, encoded by the coding sequence ATGGCCAAATCGGCGACACAACAGGCGCGGGGGGAGATTTCCTTCGGCCGCCTGATGGGAACCAGCATTGCGGCTCGTCTGCTGGTAGACACCCACAGCCAGATTTTCAACCCTTTCCTTTCCCTCTTCGCAGCCGGCCTGGGGACGGATGTGGTCACCATGGGGCAGCTGGTCAGTCTGCGCAATCTCATGGGGCTCTGTGCGCCATTCCTGGGCGTCCTGGCCGATCGCCAGGGTTACCGCCGCGTCCTGCGACTGTCATTACTTCTGGGTGCGGCCGGTTCCTTCCTCATCGCCGGCAGCTACCACCTGAGCATGGCCGTGGTGGGCATGGTGTTGAGCGGCCTGGGCATTGCCGGCTTTATCCCCACCCTGCAGGCCTATTTGAGCGCCCGCCTGCCCTACGCCCGGCGGGCCCGGGGCATGGGCATGCTAGAGTATTCATGGGCCCTTACCGGCATCGTCAGCCTGTCGCTCATCGGCTGGCTCATCCAGGAGTGGGGCTGGCGTGCGCCCTTCTGGCTGTTGGGCGTGGGCATGCTGGCCATGTGGACGGTATTCACCACCCTGCCCGAGACGACTGGAAGCCATGGTCATGGAGGCGGGCGAGGAGCAGCGGTCCCCGCCAGGGTAGGGATCGGGCAACGGATACGTGCCTTTTTCGACCTGGGAGGAAATGCCCGATCCGCCTATGCCGCCATCCTGGCCACTGCCCTGACCTACTACGGCGCGCTGCAGGTGATGATCACCCACGGCACCTGGTTGAACCTGGAATATGGCCTGGGGCCGGCACAGCTGGGAACGGTAGCCCTGCTGTTGGGCTTTTTTGACCTGACAGCCAGCGTCTCGGTCAGCCTTTTCACCGATGCCATCGGCAAGCGCCGTAGCGTCATCCTGGGCACCAGCGGCACCCTGCTCGGCTATCTGGCCCTGCCGTGGCTCAACGTGGGGCTGGTCCCCGCCATCCTGGGCATCGCAGTCGCCCGGGGCGCTTTTGAGTTCGCGCTGGTGAGCAGCTTCCCCCTTCTCAGTGAGCAGGCGCCGGACCGCCGTGCCCGGGTGATGACCCTGAACACGGCCATCTCCCTGGTGGGGGCCACCCTGGCTTCGGCCAGCGGCCCCTGGATCTACACGGCCCACGGCGTGGCCGGCCTGGCTGCCGTCTCGGCCCTGGCCGCCTGCGGCGCCCTGGTACTTCACCTGACCCTGGTACGGGAAACCAGCCCGTGA
- a CDS encoding LolA family protein produces MKHKGRGPGRTFPQRLWQALLALGLLLLAACGGRQDLAGQVEQQLGRLQTLQGRLQISLQSATLEQEIWVQPPEFLRTETEAGPPAFQGTIVVLNDREGWVYTPALDMATVVDRTQYRPDLLGEAGAGSMLERLPYQVLAVLQRGYALRELADETIAGRPTRHLEVVIPDDDGAFPPGPLELWLDREFGYPLALRDSSGRQIQFTLAIFNQEIDPLVFDFVPPPGATVHRVQPQP; encoded by the coding sequence ATGAAACACAAGGGCCGCGGGCCCGGCCGGACTTTTCCGCAACGGCTCTGGCAAGCCCTCCTGGCCCTGGGGCTCCTCCTGTTGGCTGCCTGTGGCGGCCGGCAGGATCTGGCCGGGCAGGTGGAACAACAGTTGGGCCGGCTCCAGACCCTCCAGGGGCGACTACAGATTTCCCTGCAGTCCGCCACATTAGAGCAAGAAATCTGGGTACAGCCGCCGGAATTTCTGCGCACGGAAACCGAAGCAGGCCCGCCCGCCTTTCAGGGCACCATCGTCGTCCTCAACGACCGGGAGGGGTGGGTCTATACCCCCGCCCTGGACATGGCCACGGTGGTGGATCGCACCCAGTACCGGCCCGACCTCCTGGGCGAAGCCGGCGCCGGCTCCATGCTGGAACGGCTTCCGTACCAGGTGTTGGCGGTGTTACAGCGGGGATACGCCCTGCGGGAACTGGCCGATGAAACCATCGCCGGGCGGCCCACGCGGCACCTGGAAGTGGTGATCCCCGACGACGATGGCGCCTTTCCGCCCGGGCCTTTAGAGCTCTGGCTGGACCGGGAGTTCGGCTATCCCCTTGCCCTGCGGGATAGCAGCGGCCGGCAGATCCAGTTCACCCTGGCCATTTTCAACCAGGAGATCGATCCCCTGGTCTTCGACTTCGTGCCGCCTCCAGGGGCCACCGTACACCGGGTGCAGCCCCAGCCGTAA
- a CDS encoding FtsK/SpoIIIE family DNA translocase produces MAKRRRSRRSKPQPSLLQQLRESLLRAEVIGLSLVLISVFTLLSLLTGSRGQLTGWWIDSLTILVGVGVWGVPLVTGALGLWMVIRAIERMPDLPWQRPAGCALLFFAYITGAALWSRLEPTAGGWLGNLLATGLSRALGPWGAWAVTSFLAVSGLILLTDRRLIDLAERIWSWLDGQWHARPGLGGPVPIQPSLPIPSGQVPWWKRLRERLPFWEPQPPAPAPANLVRPEGRSGPPPAEAPAAPAPRPAPPVTPSREAEILTPHIVGGQEWQLPKLSEMLLDWDRQVDSDDLIRRQGRLIQETLALFGVPADFEGAYKGPSVTQYLIKPGYIERTVKGEVKRVKVKVSKIAALANDLALALAASSVRIEAPIPGTNYVGVEVPNQESNVVGLKELMESEAFEQMKIKGKLPIALGEDVKGQPIVADLARMPHLLIAGATGTGKSVCINAIITCLLLTHTPDTLRFLMVDPKMVELSVYNGIPHLLSPVVTEVDKAAGVLFWAVKEMERRYQLFSKVNARDLERYNSYLLKRQEPTLPYIVVVVDEMADLMMAAPEEVEKHICRLAQMARAVGIHLIIATQRPSVDVITGLIKANFPARIAFAVSSQIDSRVILDMPGAERLLGRGDMLFMRADASRLERLQGTWLSDEEINRVVRYWKGARTLEDAGLAPRPTPQMAVQPPELAPEPDVGLPTQPAQTTTGLAQPPLFQEIEQLRAAEARDELFDDAVEIVREAGRGSVSLLQRKLRIGYSRASRLVDQLEEAGILGPDQGGSQGRPCLLGPTSSADRSAPPTGGRGRPESPSPQHTSKDESDPDVPRIWM; encoded by the coding sequence ATGGCAAAGCGAAGACGGTCCCGTCGATCCAAACCACAACCCAGCTTACTCCAGCAACTGCGGGAGAGCCTCCTGCGGGCCGAGGTGATTGGCCTGTCGCTGGTTCTCATTTCAGTTTTTACGCTGTTGAGCCTGCTGACCGGCAGCCGGGGGCAGCTCACAGGCTGGTGGATCGACAGCCTCACCATCCTGGTGGGGGTGGGCGTCTGGGGAGTGCCCCTGGTCACCGGCGCGCTGGGCCTGTGGATGGTCATCCGGGCCATTGAGCGCATGCCGGACCTGCCCTGGCAACGGCCGGCGGGCTGTGCGCTGCTCTTCTTCGCCTACATCACCGGCGCCGCCCTCTGGAGCCGGCTGGAACCCACTGCCGGCGGCTGGCTGGGCAACCTGCTGGCCACCGGCTTGAGCCGGGCCCTGGGCCCCTGGGGGGCCTGGGCGGTGACCTCCTTTCTGGCGGTCTCCGGCCTGATCCTCCTCACCGACCGGCGCCTGATCGATCTGGCAGAACGAATCTGGAGCTGGCTGGATGGGCAGTGGCACGCCCGGCCGGGGCTGGGTGGCCCGGTTCCCATCCAGCCTTCCCTGCCCATCCCCAGCGGTCAGGTGCCGTGGTGGAAGCGCCTGCGGGAACGCCTGCCCTTCTGGGAGCCACAGCCACCGGCCCCAGCGCCGGCCAACCTGGTACGCCCAGAGGGGCGGTCAGGTCCCCCTCCGGCAGAAGCGCCTGCGGCCCCAGCCCCCCGGCCGGCCCCTCCGGTCACCCCCAGCCGGGAAGCCGAAATCCTCACGCCACACATCGTGGGTGGCCAGGAGTGGCAGTTGCCCAAACTGTCGGAGATGCTCCTGGACTGGGACCGGCAGGTGGACAGCGACGACCTGATCCGACGCCAGGGCCGCCTGATCCAGGAAACCCTGGCCCTGTTCGGCGTACCGGCGGACTTCGAGGGAGCCTATAAGGGCCCCTCGGTGACCCAGTATCTGATCAAGCCGGGCTACATCGAGCGCACTGTCAAAGGGGAAGTCAAGCGGGTCAAAGTCAAGGTGAGCAAGATCGCCGCCCTGGCCAACGACCTGGCCCTGGCCCTGGCCGCGTCCAGTGTCCGCATCGAGGCGCCCATCCCCGGCACCAACTACGTGGGCGTGGAGGTCCCCAACCAGGAAAGCAATGTGGTGGGCCTGAAGGAGCTCATGGAGAGTGAAGCCTTCGAGCAGATGAAGATAAAGGGGAAGCTCCCCATTGCCCTGGGCGAGGACGTCAAGGGCCAGCCCATCGTGGCGGACCTGGCCCGGATGCCCCACCTGCTCATCGCCGGCGCCACGGGCACGGGCAAATCGGTCTGCATCAACGCCATCATCACCTGCCTGCTGCTGACCCACACGCCCGACACCCTGCGCTTCCTGATGGTGGACCCCAAGATGGTGGAGCTGAGTGTCTACAACGGCATCCCCCATCTCCTCAGTCCGGTCGTCACCGAAGTGGACAAAGCGGCCGGCGTCCTCTTCTGGGCCGTCAAGGAGATGGAGCGGCGCTACCAGCTCTTCAGCAAGGTCAACGCGCGGGATCTGGAGCGCTATAACAGCTATCTGCTCAAGCGCCAGGAGCCAACCCTGCCCTACATCGTGGTGGTGGTGGATGAAATGGCCGACCTGATGATGGCCGCGCCGGAGGAGGTGGAGAAGCACATCTGCCGCCTGGCCCAGATGGCCCGGGCCGTGGGCATCCACCTGATCATCGCCACCCAACGCCCCTCGGTGGACGTGATCACCGGCCTGATCAAGGCCAACTTTCCGGCCCGCATCGCCTTTGCTGTCAGCAGCCAGATAGACAGCCGGGTCATCCTGGACATGCCCGGTGCCGAACGGCTCCTGGGGCGGGGGGACATGCTCTTCATGCGCGCCGATGCCAGCCGCCTGGAACGGCTCCAGGGCACCTGGCTCAGCGACGAGGAGATCAACCGGGTGGTGCGCTACTGGAAGGGCGCACGGACCCTGGAGGATGCCGGGCTTGCCCCCCGGCCGACGCCCCAAATGGCGGTCCAGCCTCCCGAGCTGGCACCCGAGCCCGACGTCGGCCTGCCGACCCAACCGGCCCAGACGACGACGGGCTTGGCTCAACCGCCTCTCTTCCAGGAAATCGAGCAGCTGCGGGCCGCAGAAGCCCGGGACGAACTCTTTGACGACGCCGTGGAGATTGTGCGGGAAGCCGGCCGGGGATCGGTCAGCCTGCTGCAGCGAAAGCTGCGCATCGGCTATAGCCGGGCCAGCCGGCTGGTGGATCAGCTGGAAGAAGCTGGCATCCTGGGGCCAGACCAGGGGGGCAGCCAGGGGCGGCCCTGCCTGCTGGGCCCCACATCGTCCGCTGACCGCTCTGCCCCACCCACCGGAGGGCGAGGACGACCCGAATCGCCTTCACCCCAACATACATCCAAAGACGAATCCGACCCCGATGTCCCCCGCATCTGGATGTAA